In the genome of Ignavibacteriota bacterium, one region contains:
- a CDS encoding cold-shock protein: MAERTKGTVKWFNSSKGYGFISRENGEDVFVHFKSIIGEGYKTLKENDKVEFVVTNGEKGPQAADVQVVK, translated from the coding sequence ATGGCAGAGCGTACAAAAGGAACCGTTAAATGGTTCAATAGTTCAAAAGGTTATGGCTTTATTTCAAGAGAAAATGGCGAAGATGTTTTCGTACATTTTAAATCAATTATTGGCGAAGGTTATAAAACTTTAAAAGAAAACGATAAAGTTGAGTTTGTTGTTACCAATGGTGAAAAGGGACCTCAAGCCGCTGATGTTCAAGTCGTAAAATAA
- a CDS encoding MFS transporter, producing the protein MNLWKSLNGLSKNIWLICAVTLINRSGTMVFPFLALYLTQEIGVTPGKAGLVITFYGIGALITSPFAGKLSDKLGPITLMKFSLFSTGLLFFVYSFFDNYIIISVISVILAIFSESFRPAGMAFISNEVTVEQRKPAYALYRLAINLGMSIGPVIGGILSSIDFHLLFYVDGLTSIAAGVFLVFAKWNIKPKTVDSNLEEKNLTINSKLVIWQDGKFMYFLFASLPVVMVFFQHFSSMPLFVVDQLGFSRSTFGFLIAVNTVMIIIVEVPLNSLMSKWEDWKGLALGSVLTAIGFGGMAFTTEIWGLVITIIIWTFGEMIFFPSAASFATDISSEERRGEYMGYYQMMHSLAFIIAPWSGAKIYEVWGSQILWIFTFFSGIASALLYIKLKNYKKSV; encoded by the coding sequence ATGAATTTGTGGAAAAGCTTAAACGGCTTATCAAAAAATATTTGGCTTATTTGTGCCGTAACATTAATCAACAGATCCGGTACAATGGTTTTTCCGTTTCTTGCATTATATCTAACTCAAGAAATTGGAGTAACCCCCGGAAAAGCCGGATTAGTAATTACTTTTTATGGTATCGGCGCACTTATTACGTCACCTTTTGCCGGTAAGTTAAGTGATAAGCTAGGACCAATAACATTAATGAAGTTCTCTCTTTTTTCAACTGGACTGTTGTTTTTTGTTTATTCATTTTTTGATAATTATATAATCATAAGCGTAATCAGCGTAATTCTGGCAATATTTTCCGAATCTTTTCGTCCGGCGGGAATGGCTTTCATATCAAATGAAGTTACAGTGGAACAAAGAAAACCCGCTTATGCTTTGTATCGTTTGGCAATAAATTTAGGTATGAGCATTGGTCCGGTAATCGGCGGAATATTAAGCTCTATAGATTTTCATCTTTTGTTTTATGTTGACGGCTTAACATCAATAGCAGCGGGAGTGTTTTTAGTTTTTGCCAAATGGAACATCAAACCAAAAACTGTTGATTCAAATTTGGAAGAAAAAAATCTTACGATTAATTCTAAATTAGTAATTTGGCAGGACGGTAAATTTATGTATTTCTTGTTTGCTTCTTTACCTGTAGTAATGGTTTTCTTTCAGCATTTCAGTTCGATGCCGCTTTTTGTCGTTGATCAATTAGGTTTTTCAAGATCAACTTTCGGATTTTTGATTGCTGTAAATACCGTAATGATAATTATTGTTGAAGTTCCGTTAAACTCATTAATGAGCAAATGGGAAGATTGGAAAGGTTTAGCATTGGGTTCGGTTCTAACCGCCATTGGTTTTGGCGGTATGGCATTTACTACAGAAATTTGGGGATTAGTTATTACAATTATAATTTGGACGTTCGGCGAAATGATATTTTTTCCTTCTGCGGCTTCTTTTGCAACAGATATTTCGTCCGAAGAAAGACGCGGTGAATATATGGGTTATTATCAAATGATGCATAGTTTAGCTTTTATAATTGCGCCTTGGAGCGGTGCCAAAATTTACGAAGTTTGGGGTTCTCAAATATTATGGATTTTTACATTCTTTTCCGGTATCGCGTCAGCTTTGCTTTATATTAAATTGAAAAACTATAAAAAATCAGTTTAA
- a CDS encoding NAD(P)-binding domain-containing protein: MLNNIEKNKWNTVIIGAGQAGLATGYYLSKKNIDFIIIDKCSKIGDSWRKRWDSLQLFTPSQYDGLPGLKFSMPKDSFPTKDEMADYLEKYVKEFSLLVKFNTEIFEISKITDDFEIVTSNGMIIAKNLVIATGTNQIGKIPEFTQNLNKDIFQIHSSQYKNPQSLPNGKTLVVGAGTSGVEIAIELSKSRETFISGKPTPHIPDPIFRYAGGAYWWFISNILTTNTPIGKKVKGKILKEGAPLIRVSFNELKSAGVKPLPRVIGVQDGLPKLQNGEVISVSSIVWSTGYKPDFSWLNLDAIDKSGWPDAQRGISNKINGLYFVGMLFQFGLTSGLVGGVGRDAAFVVEQIIKKYGNN; the protein is encoded by the coding sequence ATGTTAAACAACATTGAAAAAAATAAATGGAATACTGTCATTATTGGTGCTGGTCAAGCAGGTTTAGCTACAGGATATTATTTATCAAAAAAGAATATTGATTTTATTATTATTGATAAATGCAGTAAAATAGGAGATTCTTGGCGTAAAAGATGGGATAGTTTACAGCTTTTCACACCTTCACAATATGATGGACTTCCTGGTTTAAAATTTTCAATGCCAAAAGATAGCTTTCCTACCAAGGATGAAATGGCAGATTATTTGGAAAAATATGTTAAAGAATTTTCACTTTTGGTCAAATTTAATACAGAAATATTTGAAATTAGTAAAATAACAGATGATTTTGAGATAGTTACATCCAATGGGATGATAATAGCTAAAAATTTAGTAATTGCAACTGGTACAAATCAAATTGGAAAAATTCCAGAGTTTACTCAAAACTTGAATAAGGATATTTTTCAAATTCATTCTTCTCAATATAAAAACCCTCAATCACTTCCAAATGGAAAAACACTTGTTGTTGGAGCAGGTACATCTGGTGTTGAAATAGCAATTGAACTTTCAAAAAGCAGAGAAACATTCATTTCTGGAAAACCAACTCCGCACATTCCCGATCCAATTTTTCGTTATGCGGGAGGAGCTTATTGGTGGTTTATAAGTAATATTTTAACTACTAATACACCGATAGGAAAAAAAGTTAAGGGTAAAATCTTAAAAGAAGGTGCACCATTAATTAGAGTTTCTTTTAACGAATTAAAATCTGCCGGGGTTAAACCACTTCCTCGAGTAATTGGAGTGCAAGATGGTTTGCCAAAATTGCAAAATGGTGAAGTTATATCAGTTTCATCAATTGTATGGTCAACTGGTTATAAACCTGATTTTTCTTGGCTAAACTTAGATGCAATTGATAAATCTGGATGGCCAGATGCTCAAAGAGGAATTTCGAATAAAATTAATGGATTATATTTTGTAGGCATGTTGTTTCAATTTGGTTTAACCTCAGGACTTGTTGGTGGAGTTGGGCGTGATGCAGCATTTGTTGTTGAGCAAATTATAAAAAAATACGGCAATAATTGA
- a CDS encoding ATP-binding protein has product MNKRNPFVTSGYVSPEYFCDREKETTQILNAVKNQRNLTMFSFRRMGKTGLIHHVFQKLSVKKDYSVFYLDIQDTSDIAEFTKEFAKSVLGKFDTIPSKIIQNIGKVFANLRPSISYDSFTGEPKINLEINTESDAVNSLPQIFNYLQEQKSKVVVAIDEFQQILNYPEKNVESLLRKQIQNVKNVNFIFAGSQKHMLISMFKDHNRPFYQSTEMLHLNHIEKEVYKKFIVKKFADSQKIISELEVDYILNWAKQHTYYVQFICNRLYSLDQKTITLEIIKNSINDILNENRTVFHNYQNLLTSNQWNLLKAIAKEDTVKQITSSYFINKYKLGSASSTASALKRLVENEMVFQIDEQNYCVSDLFLSRWLSRI; this is encoded by the coding sequence ATGAACAAGAGAAATCCATTTGTTACCTCGGGTTATGTATCGCCGGAATATTTTTGTGATAGAGAAAAAGAAACAACTCAAATCTTAAATGCGGTTAAAAATCAAAGAAATTTGACCATGTTTTCATTTAGGCGTATGGGAAAAACCGGATTGATTCACCATGTGTTTCAAAAATTATCCGTCAAAAAAGATTATTCCGTATTTTATTTAGATATTCAAGATACATCTGATATTGCGGAATTTACTAAGGAATTTGCAAAGTCGGTTCTTGGAAAGTTTGATACTATACCGAGCAAAATAATTCAAAATATTGGAAAAGTCTTTGCAAACTTAAGACCTTCAATAAGTTATGATTCCTTTACCGGTGAGCCGAAAATTAATTTGGAAATTAATACGGAAAGTGATGCCGTAAATTCTCTTCCGCAAATATTTAACTATCTTCAAGAACAAAAATCTAAAGTAGTTGTCGCAATTGATGAATTTCAGCAGATTTTAAATTATCCGGAAAAAAATGTCGAATCACTTCTTAGAAAACAGATTCAAAATGTGAAAAATGTAAATTTCATATTTGCCGGAAGTCAAAAACATATGCTGATTTCAATGTTCAAAGATCATAACAGACCATTTTATCAAAGCACTGAAATGCTGCATTTAAATCATATTGAAAAAGAAGTGTACAAGAAATTCATAGTTAAAAAATTTGCTGATTCGCAAAAAATTATAAGTGAACTTGAAGTTGATTATATTCTAAATTGGGCAAAGCAGCATACTTATTATGTACAGTTCATTTGCAACAGATTATATTCTTTAGACCAAAAAACAATAACACTTGAAATAATAAAAAATAGCATAAATGATATCTTAAATGAAAACAGAACCGTTTTTCATAATTATCAAAATTTATTAACCTCAAATCAATGGAATTTGCTGAAAGCAATTGCGAAAGAAGATACCGTAAAACAAATTACGAGTTCATATTTTATTAATAAATACAAATTAGGAAGCGCGAGCTCTACCGCATCTGCATTAAAAAGATTAGTTGAAAATGAAATGGTTTTTCAAATTGATGAGCAAAATTATTGCGTAAGTGATCTGTTCTTATCAAGATGGCTGAGCCGAATATAA
- a CDS encoding sigma-70 family RNA polymerase sigma factor, which yields MQDDNQLVLKAQKGDKQAFKQLVLKYDQNVLNIAYSYRNSKSDSEDIYQEVFLRVYKGLKNFQSRSQFSTWLYRITVNVCIEYKRKQKIHDHDSINKYDDEEENKFYFESNLDSGERIDQYTIDNEQNDLIRNEINKLPRQLKMAFTLKHYQEMKIKEIAEIMNCTEGTIKSYLFASSRKLKVKLKPILQY from the coding sequence ATGCAAGACGATAACCAATTAGTATTAAAAGCACAAAAAGGTGATAAACAAGCTTTTAAGCAGCTTGTTCTAAAGTATGATCAAAATGTTTTAAATATTGCATACAGTTATCGGAACAGTAAATCTGATTCAGAAGATATTTATCAAGAAGTTTTTTTAAGGGTTTACAAAGGTTTAAAAAATTTTCAGTCGCGTAGTCAATTCTCGACTTGGCTCTATAGAATTACGGTAAATGTATGCATCGAATATAAAAGAAAACAAAAAATTCATGATCATGATTCAATAAATAAATATGACGATGAAGAAGAAAATAAATTTTATTTTGAATCGAATTTGGACAGCGGTGAAAGAATAGATCAATATACAATTGATAATGAACAAAATGATCTTATAAGAAATGAAATCAATAAATTGCCGAGACAATTAAAAATGGCGTTTACGCTAAAACATTACCAAGAAATGAAAATTAAAGAAATTGCGGAAATTATGAATTGTACTGAAGGAACAATTAAAAGTTATTTGTTTGCGTCTTCAAGAAAATTGAAAGTAAAATTAAAACCTATTTTACAATACTAA
- a CDS encoding zf-HC2 domain-containing protein codes for MDHKKYKELLELRILDELSEPEKIDLENHFMECTECLEEYNQLNKMNSLIKREKTSFPNTQELQNVRNRLFNEIEKLREPQSFFSGLKLFYTGNFDQKYTLAFGSIILILIGLTIGYLLFNRETAPKNYFTENEIDLDKIENGEVKITDVSLPKSFSNADEYVFRLGENNPKIYKGNLNDETIQKLLAITFSETENPGFKIKTANTLIDFMPKNFKPDKKIKEVFINTVKFDNNPGVRKIALQALINFQFDDEIRDALLYTLQNDDNASNRMDAINVLLTMNVNKDLIDNKVKSELEQKILNEENSIVKLRTTKFLLGEK; via the coding sequence ATGGATCATAAAAAATATAAAGAATTATTGGAATTGAGGATACTTGACGAATTAAGTGAACCGGAAAAAATTGATCTGGAAAATCACTTTATGGAATGTACAGAATGTTTGGAAGAATATAATCAATTAAATAAAATGAATTCTTTGATTAAAAGAGAAAAAACTTCATTCCCAAATACACAAGAACTGCAGAATGTACGAAACAGATTATTCAATGAAATTGAAAAATTGCGGGAACCACAATCGTTTTTTTCAGGACTTAAACTTTTTTATACGGGAAATTTTGATCAAAAATATACATTGGCGTTTGGAAGTATAATTCTGATATTGATCGGTTTAACAATTGGCTACTTATTATTCAATAGAGAAACCGCTCCCAAAAATTACTTTACGGAAAATGAAATTGATCTTGATAAAATAGAAAACGGCGAAGTTAAAATAACCGATGTAAGTTTGCCTAAATCATTTTCTAATGCAGATGAATATGTTTTTAGGCTTGGAGAAAATAATCCAAAAATTTATAAGGGAAATTTAAACGATGAAACTATCCAAAAGTTATTGGCAATTACGTTTAGTGAAACCGAAAATCCGGGCTTCAAAATTAAAACCGCAAATACATTAATTGATTTTATGCCCAAAAATTTCAAACCTGATAAAAAAATTAAGGAAGTATTCATAAATACCGTAAAATTTGATAATAACCCTGGTGTTAGAAAAATCGCTTTGCAGGCATTAATAAATTTTCAATTTGATGATGAAATTAGAGATGCGCTGCTTTATACTTTGCAGAATGATGATAATGCTTCTAACAGAATGGATGCCATAAATGTTTTATTAACCATGAATGTAAACAAAGATTTAATTGATAATAAAGTGAAAAGCGAGTTAGAACAAAAAATTTTAAACGAAGAAAACTCGATTGTGAAACTGAGAACAACAAAATTTTTATTGGGAGAAAAGTAA
- a CDS encoding bifunctional metallophosphatase/5'-nucleotidase, with the protein MKINTKNLTLFYLIYFLCSLNFSFAQTVKFKIIQTSDVHGAIFPYDFTENKKSNSSLAQIFSYVENERADTSQNVLLLDNGDILQGDPSVYYYNFVKTDTSHLLANVMNFMKYDAGSVGNHDIETGHAVYDKFNHELNFPWLAANAIDTKTNEPYFQPYQIFERKGIKIAVLGMITPGIPNWLPKNIWSGIEFEDMIITAKKWMPIIKKKEKPDIIIGLFHSGVDFTYDNQTAETPRNENAAKLVAEQVPGFDIVFSGHDHHEWNFKIKNIEGDSVLILGPTSRSNNFTEASLELNFNNLNKKWEKKILGSVISSSNFESNTTFINKFSHEFNLVKDFVSREIGTFTKTVSAKNSVFGNSAFVDLIHQIQLELTNADISFTAPLSIYAKIDSGKVYVKDMFDLYRYENLLYTMELTGKEIKEYLEYSYSIWFNTMKDKDDDLLMFEKDENGKLIFSKRNNTAELKNRYYNFDSAEGIDYIVDVSKNPGDRITIKSFSNGSEFSLDKKYKVAINSYRGNGGGGHLIKGAGISQDKLTERVINSTEKDLRYYLMQWIEKQKVVAPTETKNWEVTPIEWVKLAKEKDYKLLFGKY; encoded by the coding sequence ATGAAAATTAACACTAAAAATCTAACCTTATTTTATCTTATATACTTTCTTTGTTCGTTAAATTTTAGTTTTGCCCAAACCGTAAAATTTAAGATTATTCAAACCAGCGATGTTCACGGCGCTATTTTTCCTTATGATTTTACCGAAAATAAAAAGTCAAACAGCTCATTAGCACAAATTTTTTCTTATGTTGAAAACGAAAGAGCTGATACTTCTCAAAATGTATTACTTCTTGATAACGGTGATATTTTACAAGGCGATCCATCTGTTTATTATTATAATTTTGTAAAAACCGATACAAGCCATCTTCTTGCAAATGTAATGAATTTCATGAAATATGATGCCGGTTCAGTTGGTAATCATGATATTGAAACAGGACATGCCGTTTATGATAAATTTAATCATGAATTAAATTTTCCCTGGCTTGCGGCAAATGCAATAGATACAAAAACAAATGAACCATATTTTCAGCCCTATCAAATATTTGAAAGAAAAGGAATTAAAATTGCCGTACTTGGTATGATTACACCCGGTATTCCTAATTGGCTTCCGAAAAATATCTGGTCGGGAATTGAATTTGAAGATATGATAATAACTGCAAAAAAATGGATGCCGATAATAAAGAAAAAAGAAAAACCTGACATTATTATTGGATTATTTCATTCCGGTGTGGATTTTACTTATGATAATCAAACCGCAGAAACTCCAAGAAATGAAAATGCCGCAAAATTAGTCGCAGAGCAAGTCCCGGGTTTTGATATAGTTTTTTCCGGTCATGATCATCACGAATGGAACTTTAAAATCAAAAATATTGAGGGTGATTCGGTTTTAATTTTAGGACCCACATCAAGGTCAAATAATTTTACTGAAGCAAGTCTTGAATTGAATTTTAATAATTTGAATAAAAAATGGGAAAAGAAAATATTAGGATCAGTAATTAGCAGCTCCAATTTTGAAAGCAATACTACTTTTATAAATAAATTTTCTCATGAATTTAATTTGGTTAAAGACTTTGTTTCAAGAGAGATTGGAACTTTTACCAAAACCGTTTCCGCAAAAAATTCCGTTTTCGGCAATTCCGCATTTGTTGACTTAATTCACCAAATTCAGCTGGAATTGACAAACGCCGATATTTCGTTTACCGCTCCGCTATCTATTTACGCAAAAATAGATTCCGGAAAAGTCTATGTAAAAGATATGTTTGATCTCTACAGATACGAAAATCTTTTATACACAATGGAGTTAACCGGAAAAGAAATTAAAGAATATTTGGAATATTCTTACTCAATTTGGTTTAACACAATGAAAGATAAGGATGATGATCTTTTAATGTTTGAAAAGGATGAAAACGGAAAATTAATTTTTTCAAAAAGAAATAATACAGCCGAATTGAAAAATAGATATTATAATTTTGATTCAGCCGAAGGAATCGATTACATTGTTGATGTTTCCAAAAATCCCGGCGATAGAATAACAATAAAATCTTTTTCAAATGGCTCAGAATTTAGTTTGGACAAAAAATATAAAGTCGCGATAAATAGTTATCGTGGAAACGGCGGCGGCGGTCATTTAATAAAAGGAGCGGGAATTTCTCAGGATAAATTAACTGAAAGAGTTATAAATTCTACCGAAAAAGATTTAAGATACTATTTGATGCAATGGATTGAAAAACAAAAAGTCGTTGCTCCAACAGAAACAAAAAACTGGGAAGTAACGCCTATTGAATGGGTAAAATTGGCTAAGGAAAAAGATTATAAATTGCTTTTTGGAAAATATTAG
- a CDS encoding SufE family protein yields MSVINEQNKLVEEFSEFTEWEDKYSLLIKMGKELGELDPEIKIDKNKISGCQSQVWMHAKLEDDRMIIFGDSDAMIVKGLVALLIKVYSNQNPEDILSSPPNFLNEIGIDKHLSPTRKNGLGSMLKQIQLFAIAFKTLSSK; encoded by the coding sequence ATGTCTGTAATTAATGAACAAAATAAATTGGTTGAAGAATTTTCCGAATTTACAGAATGGGAAGATAAATATTCTTTGCTTATAAAAATGGGTAAAGAACTTGGTGAATTAGATCCGGAAATTAAAATTGATAAAAACAAAATATCCGGCTGTCAATCGCAAGTTTGGATGCATGCAAAACTTGAAGACGACAGAATGATAATATTCGGTGATAGCGATGCGATGATAGTTAAAGGTTTAGTTGCATTGTTAATTAAAGTTTATTCAAACCAAAACCCAGAAGATATTCTTTCATCACCGCCGAATTTTTTGAATGAAATTGGAATCGATAAACATCTTTCTCCAACACGAAAAAATGGTTTAGGATCAATGTTAAAACAAATTCAACTTTTTGCAATTGCCTTTAAAACGTTAAGCAGCAAATAA
- a CDS encoding carbohydrate binding family 9 domain-containing protein, whose product MKILKTIYLIIMLSTFHVVIFANLQSDKAKPEFNITKIDKPIKINGKMDNMLWLKAEPIEIAYEFVPKDNELAKERTIVKALYDDEYLYFGFKCYDSHPEKIRANLSERDKIFSDDYVILIIDTYGDAQKGYEIAVNPLGIQGDLLATFNNEDINFNMIYYTAAEKNDSGWTAEMAIPFSSLSFDDVEEPVWGFNAVRTIPRESRTQNSWVPIDKNIPGFMTQSGILKGLKNLTSSSYVELLPYVIGQNTGNISDYDNPSSEFKYNSIEGRIGGGIKYSPNSNLAFEAVLNPDFSQIEADADQISVNTTFALFYEEKRPFFLTGNELLQQPIYYSRSINNPLAASRIVGKSGKLSYLYLGAYDRNTVFVVPGEEESSTVSTNKKSFANIGRLRYDFGDEDFIGAKILTRNLNDGHNYVGGIDWNFKFWSNWIFEGQAYLSQTNEITDSSFIESERIFGTTKYTAKLDGEKYSGNVVHLFLSRSEKSFYFNIESNHINPTFQTYNGLLNVSAFREQKLYNSYRIYPDSSFFDRIDINLISHIQHSYNGILREYNITPAINLNMKGQTYFYAQYNLLKNEMYKNEMFKEVRSAYFELNTRPEKEISISTYGSIGKFIYRSDDPTIGVGHNLGASLTLKPTSNLNISFYYDRARLSDKNSDKLFYDGNIYRGVAIYQFTAEAFLRTIFQYNSFNKTFRFYPLFSYQIGAFTTFYAGATSNYTNYKQDFGIVNTDQQYFIKLQYLVSM is encoded by the coding sequence ATGAAAATATTAAAAACCATTTATCTTATTATAATGCTATCCACATTTCATGTGGTGATATTTGCAAATCTTCAATCAGACAAAGCAAAACCCGAATTCAATATTACCAAAATAGATAAACCAATTAAAATAAACGGCAAGATGGATAACATGCTTTGGCTTAAAGCGGAACCAATAGAAATAGCTTATGAATTTGTTCCAAAGGATAATGAACTTGCCAAAGAAAGGACAATTGTAAAAGCACTTTACGACGATGAATATTTATATTTTGGATTTAAGTGTTATGATTCTCACCCCGAAAAAATAAGGGCGAATTTATCCGAAAGAGATAAAATATTTTCAGATGATTATGTTATTTTAATTATTGATACTTATGGCGACGCGCAAAAAGGTTATGAAATTGCCGTTAATCCGCTGGGAATTCAAGGCGATCTTCTTGCGACATTTAATAATGAAGATATTAATTTTAATATGATTTATTATACTGCTGCGGAAAAGAATGATTCCGGATGGACCGCAGAAATGGCAATTCCATTCAGTAGTCTTTCATTCGATGACGTTGAAGAACCGGTTTGGGGATTTAATGCTGTAAGAACAATTCCGCGAGAAAGCAGAACGCAAAATTCATGGGTTCCAATAGATAAAAATATTCCGGGATTTATGACGCAATCGGGCATTTTAAAAGGATTGAAAAATTTGACATCAAGTTCTTATGTTGAATTACTTCCTTATGTAATTGGACAAAACACCGGAAATATTTCCGATTATGATAACCCAAGTTCTGAATTTAAATATAATTCCATTGAAGGAAGAATTGGAGGCGGAATAAAATATTCCCCAAATTCCAACTTAGCATTTGAGGCGGTTTTAAATCCCGATTTTAGTCAAATAGAAGCTGATGCCGATCAAATTAGTGTTAATACAACCTTTGCACTTTTTTATGAAGAAAAAAGACCTTTCTTCTTAACCGGTAACGAATTATTACAGCAGCCAATTTATTATTCAAGATCAATTAATAATCCTTTAGCTGCGTCAAGAATTGTAGGAAAAAGTGGAAAACTTTCTTATTTATATCTTGGAGCTTATGATAGAAATACGGTATTTGTAGTTCCGGGAGAAGAAGAAAGCAGCACGGTTTCAACAAATAAAAAATCCTTTGCAAATATCGGCAGATTAAGATATGATTTTGGTGATGAAGATTTTATTGGCGCAAAAATACTTACGCGAAATTTAAATGATGGTCATAATTATGTTGGCGGAATTGACTGGAATTTTAAATTTTGGAGTAACTGGATATTTGAAGGACAAGCTTATTTATCACAAACTAATGAAATAACAGATTCATCATTCATAGAATCGGAAAGAATTTTCGGAACAACAAAATATACCGCTAAATTAGATGGAGAGAAGTATTCGGGTAATGTTGTTCACCTTTTTCTTTCTCGTTCAGAAAAATCATTTTATTTCAATATTGAGTCTAACCATATAAATCCAACTTTTCAGACTTACAACGGATTACTGAACGTTAGCGCTTTCAGAGAACAAAAATTATATAATTCTTACAGAATTTATCCGGACAGTTCATTTTTTGATAGAATTGACATTAATTTGATTTCTCATATTCAGCATAGTTATAATGGAATATTGAGAGAATATAATATTACTCCGGCAATTAACTTAAACATGAAAGGGCAGACATATTTTTATGCTCAATATAATTTGTTGAAAAATGAGATGTATAAAAATGAAATGTTCAAAGAAGTAAGAAGTGCTTATTTTGAATTAAACACTCGGCCGGAAAAAGAAATTTCAATTAGCACATACGGTTCAATAGGAAAATTTATTTACAGATCGGATGATCCAACAATTGGAGTTGGACATAATCTTGGCGCGTCTTTAACTTTAAAACCTACATCAAATTTAAACATAAGTTTTTATTATGATCGCGCGAGACTTTCCGATAAAAATTCGGATAAATTATTTTACGACGGAAATATTTACAGAGGTGTTGCAATTTATCAGTTCACAGCCGAAGCATTTTTAAGAACAATTTTTCAATATAATTCATTTAACAAAACATTCAGGTTTTATCCGCTGTTCAGTTATCAAATCGGAGCCTTTACAACATTTTATGCCGGCGCGACAAGCAACTACACAAACTACAAACAAGATTTTGGAATTGTAAATACTGATCAGCAGTATTTTATTAAGCTTCAGTATTTGGTGAGTATGTGA